From one Misgurnus anguillicaudatus chromosome 2, ASM2758022v2, whole genome shotgun sequence genomic stretch:
- the amer3 gene encoding uncharacterized protein amer3: MEMAKNEDPPKDRKSLNKSATHRHSKSHEGRTSHNSPNNDCVATTTGSPCSLPVPDTPSTGDSLCRDGGSVKKSKTCDFVRGMGQQQPESPKYKDGTNWRHKLVTSVSFSGFDAPLRLLCENRDVSGSSHEIIDYRNLTPQVPFVPCIAKSIPKKRTSPRKAIRDVFVHKRHKHEKASSPSTPCHVARVNAGTLKRTKKSAKHKEHARSRYNEHSETPSDSSGEYSNVCEDVASLKSFGSQAGCGEIFADEDCVVSPDRVLNAMCDRKVSKPQVRQIPGTGFQGGNECLASPAHVEVLDMFGLWETLYRTRTDSSRALGNTTETPSPIAKSPSTCKSENVTTNPLRPLEAQIIREFNTDVISPKSDNQENTSDEGYCDYVSPVSEDHSKNSLTPVLSKTFPRDTYSGDALYELFCDPSEPEMTPIFDDELDLTDSIIGQCSDLPLSMYSFHVGAEENLAPPLSRDVIGQELLQSKWMGKDCLLKLCDTEISLAMGIVNWLKQKTDKSNPAEMISSRTSSEETDHLCIKYKSQSPGVGKPQRGTGNDSKDALNYKQSSGVPKLDLPSQHEVNTLMSTIVSPESLPKTPSSGVCFRIYNIDPPVTPSGDLQSPVVSSPGSGTRSLFVLAINKESLCESCKRSLKNGARKLSLCRSCRSLIEHIKTSDVWANASFPQYKTLTAQPVNKDLLSPGSTCAIGSDISIASLVEQCASQFSSMKINRTQKQLGCDKRCVFEPDQGVKGNTENLQKKSKCKKTPTPIHKPSCLETEPLGFVTSNSGNDMVLETYKNPSCTESDDLVAPQTTRPTSLPLVTPTSSEFSCGEDHHSKRMDHGSRTKRKHRLPHHKKSAVNSEGSCGYVLPKERKVERRYRMKK; this comes from the coding sequence ATGGAGATGGCAAAGAATGAAGATCCCCCAAAAGATAGGAAGAGTTTAAATAAATCTGCCAcacatagacacagtaaaagccATGAGGGACGAACATCTCACAACAGTCCCAATAATGACTGTGTAGCCACCACCACTGGAAGCCCATGTTCACTGCCTGTGCCCGATACTCCTAGCACTGGTGATAGTCTCTGCAGAGATGGCGGCTCTGTTAAAAAGAGCAAAACCTGTGACTTTGTAAGAGGAATGGGGCAACAGCAACCTGAGAGCCCTAAATACAAAGATGGGACTAACTGGCGCCATAAACTTGTGACCAGTGTCAGCTTTTCAGGATTTGATGCACCTCTGCGGTTGCTTTGTGAAAATCGAGATGTCTCTGGCAGCAGCCATGAAATCATTGATTACCGTAATTTAACACCCCAAGTGCCCTTTGTGCCCTGCATAGCAAAATCCATTCCTAAAAAGAGGACGTCCCCAAGAAAAGCCATTAGAGATGTGTTCGTTCACAAGAGACACAAGCATGAGAAGGCTTCGTCACCAAGTACACCGTGTCATGTTGCACGTGTAAATGCTGGAACGTTGAAACGGACGAAGAAATCGGCTAAACACAAAGAGCATGCGAGAAGCCGGTATAATGAACACAGTGAAACTCCCTCAGATTCGTCGGGTGAATATTCAAATGTTTGCGAGGATGTTGCATCATTAAAAAGCTTTGGATCTCAGGCTGGTTGTGGAGAAATATTTGCCGATGAAGATTGTGTTGTATCGCCTGACAGGGTGTTGAACGCTATGTGTGACCGTAAAGTGAGTAAACCTCAAGTGAGACAAATCCCTGGTACGGGTTTCCAAGGAGGCAATGAGTGTCTGGCCTCTCCAGCTCACGTTGAGGTGCTGGACATGTTTGGATTGTGGGAAACCCTATACAGAACAAGAACAGACAGTTCAAGGGCATTAGGGAATACGACAGAGACCCCATCACCTATTGCAAAATCTCCTTCCACATGCAAATCAGAAAATGTAACAACAAACCCACTCAGACCCTTGGAGGCACAGATCATCAGGGAATTTAATACTGATGTGATATCCCCAAAAAGTGACAACCAGGAGAATACAAGTGATGAGGGCTACTGTGATTACGTTTCTCCTGTTTCTGAGGACCACAGCAAAAACTCTCTCACCCCAGTGCTTTCAAAAACATTCCCTAGAGACACTTACAGTGGAGATGCTCTTTATGAGCTATTTTGTGACCCCAGCGAGCCAGAGATGACCCCTATCTTTGATGATGAGCTGGATCTAACCGACAGCATTATCGGTCAATGCAGTGACCTTCCATTATCCATGTACAGCTTCCATGTAGGAGCGGAAGAAAATCTCGCCCCACCTTTGTCCAGGGATGTCATTGGTCAGGAGCTTCTGCAGAGTAAATGGATGGGAAAGGATTGTTTACTGAAGCTTTGTGACACCGAGATCTCTCTAGCTATGGGTATAGTTAACTGGCTGAAACAGAAGACTGATAAAAGCAACCCAGCAGAGATGATATCTTCACGCACAAGTAGTGAAGAAACTGAtcatttatgtataaaatacaAATCCCAGTCACCAGGGGTTGGAAAACCACAAAGAGGAACTGGTAATGATAGTAAAGATGCGCTTAATTATAAACAGAGCAGTGGTGTGCCCAAACTGGATTTGCCATCACAACATGAAGTTAATACACTAATGTCAACCATAGTCTCTCCAGAGAGTCTACCCAAAACCCCATCAAGTGGTGTGTGTTTCAGGATATACAATATAGACCCTCCAGTGACCCCAAGTGGAGATTTGCAGTCACCTGTGGTAAGCTCCCCTGGCTCTGGAACAAGGTCACTGTTTGTGCTGGCCATAAATAAGGAATCTCTTTGTGAATCTTGCAAGCGTTCCCTGAAAAACGGAGCTAGAAAACTGTCCCTGTGCCGTTCTTGCAGGTCACTTATTGAGCACATCAAAACTTCAGATGTTTGGGCAAATGCCAGTTTTCCCCAGTACAAGACACTAACTGCACAGCCAGTAAATAAAGACCTACTGTCACCAGGTAGCACATGTGCGATAGGAAGTGACATCAGCATCGCTTCCCTTGTTGAACAATGTGCTAGTCAGTTTTCCTCCATGAAGATTAACCGTACTCAAAAGCAGTTAGGATGTGATAAAAGATGTGTCTTTGAACCTGACCAAGGGGTTAAAGGGAACACAGAGAACTTACAAAAAAAGTCAAAGTGCAAGAAAACGCCAACGCCAATTCATAAACCTTCATGTTTGGAGACTGAGCCACTTGGCTTTGTGACAAGCAATAGTGGTAATGACATGGTATTAGAAACTTACAAGAATCCATCCTGCACTGAATCTGATGACCTGGTTGCACCTCAAACTACTAGGCCTACGTCTCTTCCTCTCGTGACGCCTACTTCCTCAGAGTTTTCTTGTGGAGAGGACCACCATTCGAAGAGGATGGATCATGGAAGCCGGACCAAAAGGAAACATAGATTACCACATCACAAGAAGTCTGCTGTGAATAGCGAGGGTTCATGTGGTTATGTCCTTCCAAAGGAGAGGAAGGTAGAACGTAGATACAGAATGAAAAAGTGA